In the genome of Microtus pennsylvanicus isolate mMicPen1 chromosome X, mMicPen1.hap1, whole genome shotgun sequence, the window ACCTTGGCTGTCGTCAAAACTACTCAACAAGTTCATTTTGCTGATTTTCCTTGCAAATACGTCTCTTATTGCCGTTCGAAGCTTGATCGTTGGtggtaaataaaaatcaaaagaccAGTTTCTTCTGATTTGCTTTGACAAATTCATTGTTGGATGTGgaatttttcttcagaaatgtattaaaataaagtGCAGATGGAATTGAGTCCTCTATGATGGTGCTAGACTCCtaagaattttcattttgttgttggtcATCTTAACTACATTTACAGCACAGCCTTCAAGTTAATGAATCAATCAATGTTTTTAAGCTGCTTCTATGGTCTAATAATTGACAAGATCACACATGTTCGGTATTTTCTGACGGTACAAACAgaaaattgaagaatatatataaGGGGAAGCTTAAAACTATACCATCTAACTTCATTACAATTTGTTCCTCATTATGTTCGAAGGTAATAATTTTGTGACCAGTTGTTTTACTGAATGTTACTTTCCCCTTGGAATCAAAACACACCAAAGTTATTTTGAACACTATGTTTCGTACATGTTTTAAACAATATCCATCATACCGCTGACGACTTTCCCTAAAAATGATGTGACGGTTGGTAAAGGTGACTCTTATAGGGAAACTAAACCTAAAATGTGACCACTTCCAGGAGTATTTACCATCTCTCCTAATCATTGTACCACATCTCATGCCGCAGTCTTCGAGTTCTTCACTGATGATTCGTGGCCCTATTTccctcttttcttgttctttaagCAAAGCCAGCCATTGCTGTTTATAAATGGGTGTCAGCCATTCTAAAGGTATTAGACGATCTTGTTCAAGAGTAGCTGTGTCATTCAGATCACAGATGATATGTTGAAacctcagttttttaaaaattggctgaAATATTAGTCCTTCTTCACTTTCAAGAAAACTGATGTTATCAATGCGTTTCATGTGCCTGTAAAGCCAGGTGTCGGACTTAGTTAACATCTGCCTCACTGTGCCTTTCCAGGATGgattaaaataaaggaatatcCACTGTTTCAGGGTGGTGTAGATGTCCATTTCCTTTCGCATAACTAGTAAATCAGGTGAAGAAATAAGAAGATACATGAGCTTTGTATCAATTTCCCTGTAAAGTTTAACAGTTGGATGAGTCATCAAGTTGCTGAGAAGCCAGTCAAAGCAGCCTGTCTTTATAGATTTCAGTCCAtatgtttctgctgctgtgtagTATGAGCACACGGTTTCCCTAGTGATGTTGCTGTTCATGATCTCTTTACATTGCCGGATGACATGCTCCACCTGAAGCAGGCATGCTGCTGCCAAAATGTGAGGCGCTCGCCGGAGTGGTATTGGCAAGTCCTCGTCCCTGTAAAATGACCCAAACACAAAGTGCAAGGAGCCGACATCTATATCCTCGTTCTTAATCTGCAGGTCAACAACACTGTGGGATTCTTTCCAAGTATCTTTTAGCATCTTAGCAAAGAAGGGTGACTGACATAAAAACGCTTTGTGTAGAGGCCATTCTACTTCAAGTGCACGGATTCGAATGTCGG includes:
- the LOC142840963 gene encoding germ cell-less protein-like 2 encodes the protein MGLLNSHSSLRSSDSGLAESAQPEDNADPGPSYISGSRKRKRGIWDCVAPTPNIHKSRNQALNLQQLFGIVYRKKPKLSSKYAYENLFLDGKDTDIRIRALEVEWPLHKAFLCQSPFFAKMLKDTWKESHSVVDLQIKNEDIDVGSLHFVFGSFYRDEDLPIPLRRAPHILAAACLLQVEHVIRQCKEIMNSNITRETVCSYYTAAETYGLKSIKTGCFDWLLSNLMTHPTVKLYREIDTKLMYLLISSPDLLVMRKEMDIYTTLKQWIFLYFNPSWKGTVRQMLTKSDTWLYRHMKRIDNISFLESEEGLIFQPIFKKLRFQHIICDLNDTATLEQDRLIPLEWLTPIYKQQWLALLKEQEKREIGPRIISEELEDCGMRCGTMIRRDGKYSWKWSHFRFSFPIRVTFTNRHIIFRESRQRYDGYCLKHVRNIVFKITLVCFDSKGKVTFSKTTGHKIITFEHNEEQIVMKLDGIVLSFPLYIFFNFLFVPSENTEHV